The Elgaria multicarinata webbii isolate HBS135686 ecotype San Diego chromosome 11, rElgMul1.1.pri, whole genome shotgun sequence genome segment ttcttagttgcacaTTTAGAAGTAATGATCATAACTGAAATGGAAGTACaacacatctcatcatagtgtggaagactgggaccaggtgaACTGTATGAAACAAAAACAGAGGGAGCTGCTTTATATGGGgccagagccttggtccatctagtctagtactgccgacactgactggcagtggctctccagggtttcaggcaagtgtCTTTCCCTGCCCTTTCTGGAGGGGCCGGgaatcaaacttgggaccttctgcatgcaaagcaacaaTGAGCCACAGCCTCAGTCTACTCATGAGGGACCGACCATGGATGGTcaccttcaaggcccagctcttcctttggtGGTTTATCTTTACtctagacttggactggacagcacttcaaatagaggatgcgttcaaaacagaagactgttctctgtaaaagaggatacataGCTGCTCTATGATAAAACAGTATAATACTACCTATATAAGAAgtagaacctgcaacaaaatgttgcagcgcagagtgctcttgttcagggtTCTGGCCGCCCAACCATGGCTTCTTCTACAGTACTTAATTCCATCCACCATCCCTAGGTTTTCTGTCCCCACCCCAACAGTCCCTCAGCATCCCATACCCACTCAGCATGTTCAGTCTTCAATGGGCTATTTCCCCCCAtaattaggctttttaaaaaacagagttttttgcacttctgcaaatcctgggattgattgattgcatttatatcccaccttttgtctgtcaaggaactcaaggtggcatacataatcctcctcctctccatttgtatcctcacaacaaccctgtgatgtagattggctgagagtctgtgacaggcccaaagtcacccagtgagcttccatggtcaagtggggactagaacccggatctcccaacttccagtccaacactctagccactacaccacattttggctacataacaaCAGGCACCCAGGCAGCAAGTTCACTGTTAATATGTAGAATATTCTacacttgtctgtctgtctgcctaaAACACTTCATTATTTCAGGCAAAAGAAGTATTTTCTAGGAAGATTAACAGTCTTGAATTGGTCCAATATTCAGAAATCACGTCTTAGGAAATTCAGAGTGGAGAAACACCCTATAGCAAGGTGGTGTGTCTTTGTAGGCTTTCTTGCCTTTGTGACATCACACCAATTCAATTCTTCTTCTCACACCTATTTGCATAATTACAATTCCTAGCATTAGTTGAGAAGCAGCTGCTGTGCATTCCATGCAGTCAGTATTTCACTTCTAAGCAAAAAAGTGATAGCCATACTAAAAGTAGGATTGCAATAGAACAAATATACCAAATTTGTGCCATATGCTCCTGAGGCCCACTCCATGGTTGTTTGGTGCAGAGCATTTAGCATGGtggtgccattttttattttatttcttgcccaccaaTCTTCGAAGTGAGGGCAGAATTGATTTGGCTTCATGATGACAGCTTCAATGCATAGTGTCATCATGAAGAAATCAGAACGAGGGCAGGGCTTCCTGCCTTCACACTGGAGCCTGGTGGGTTAGAAAATGGTGCCCACCATTAACTGGGAGTGCAGCTGTTAAGTTTACCCTACACTTTGCCCTGGTCTGCACCCCCAAATTGCTAAAATGCCTCCACCCAACTTTGCAGCATACAAACAGGGTTGTGAAGTTGAAGGTCATTTTGGCTCTGTGCAATTTATAAACTACTTGGCCGAGTTACAACCAGTTGAAGCTGGTGGTTCTGGtctcagtgaggtggtgaatctgctctgggtttcagtcaaaaaatattatttatttatttatttatttattacatttatatactgccccatagccgaagcaatctgggctgtttacaaagattaaaaacattgaacattaaaaatcaatacacaaaatctgaaaaccataaaagcacaaaatttaaaaataaataaatacatgcacacatttaaaacaactatgaaGTCTCAGCTGATCTGGGGTCAattacaaactcagcatatgctgttaaatgcctggaagaagaggaaagtcttgacctggtgccaaaaagataacaatgttggcaccaggtgagcctcgtttgggagatcattccataattggggggccaccactaaaaaggccctctcccttgttgccatcctccaagccagtcagaactctgaaggagctctccaaggtgtggaattCTGACTGACAGccacccagagcggattcacgccactgacaccagagccaccagcctccactacttccAGCACCATCCTGGCCCCTTTGGCTTTCTGACAGTGGGAGAGAATTGGGTTAAGCTGAGCAGAGGTGACTTGTCCAAGGCTGCCCAGTGAGCTTTGCGACAGAGCAAGGGTTTTGACAAACCCAACTGCCTGACCATTGCTCAGCACCACTTGCGATATCAGCCCCTCTGCCTCTTCCAGACGGTTTCTGCTCTTTGCAGGTCTACGTCCTCGGATACGGCCAGCCGTGGCAGTGAACCGGTGGAGATGCGCCCGGCCACCAAGAACAAGGCCAGCCGACACAAGAGGCTTTCCACGCTCTTCCagagaagtggggtgggagggcagaCTGGTGGGGGCGGAGGCCGCTGGGCCAGTGAGAAGAAACTGGCCAACCTCATCGACCCCTTGCCTGAAGGCCGGGTCGAGCCCCCATCGCAGGGGGAGGTGCCGGGGGTCCTGAAAATCTACGGCGGGGACATCTCCACAGGCGCCAATTACAAGAGCGTGCTGGCCACGGCGCGCTCCACCGCCCGGCAGCTTGTGCGTGAGGCCCTTGAGCGCTACGGCGTGGCACAGCCCAACGCCGAGGAGGCCTACGTCTTGTGCGATGTCGTCGGCAGCGTCCACCACGGCACAAACGGCTCCTGGCAGGCCCAGTATCTCCGGGCAGTGGGCGACTCTGAACGGCCCCTCGTGCTGCAAGATGTGTGGAAGCCCAAGACCGGCTGTACCCGCCGCTTTGAGATCCGCCGGCGGTGTGATGTAGACAGGATGGCAGAAGGGGAGGACGAGGACGGGGCCGGTgagtgtggagcatgaggcggtGGGTGGAGTTCTCCCTGGGTGCCCCACAGGGCTAGGCCTAGCTTTCTGCCATAGCAGGGGTGTTGGACCTCTCTCTATCAGCCCAAGGCAAATTCAGTTTCCAGACAACCTCTCGGGGGttacattccagcagtgggcggggccaaaggcaaaagagggtggggccaaaataccccaaacacccatttatttatttattgagtttatatcctgccttatttcctCCTTCATGAACCTAAGGTggtgtacatagtcctcctcctctccattctatcctcacaacaagcctgtgatgtagatcgggctgagagtctgttgtgattggcccaaagtcacccagtgagcttccatggctgagtggggactagaatccagacctcccaactcccagcccaactctctaaccactaaaccacgCTGTCATATTTGAGCTTAGCGCtggtaattaagccttaggaaaaCGTGCAAAAGGCGGGAACCCACCAAATGATTGAAGAAGTGGGGCGGGCCATGGGAAGAAAACGTAATCATGTGAGGAAACCTGGAGGtctggactgggaccccaggtgggccaaatttggctcccGGCCAGACACTCCACTGCCCCCGTGCCATAAAGTATTGTGAACTTTCCAAATCCTTCAGAATGGGTTCCCTTTTTTGAAATGAGCCTTACAGTTGTGAGGAAGAGACGCTCAGATGTTAACACCTGgcaaatggaagtacttctttgcCCGGTGCATAATCAACTTGTGGGATTCACGGCCACGAGCCGTGGTGTGATGGCCTTGAATTTAaacagcattcaaaaagaattagGTCTAGGCACATGGGGAGAGGCCGATCCATGGCCGCCCAAGAGAGCTGAAAATGGAACCTCTCTGTTCAGACGCggtatacaactcccatcagccccacctggcctggccaatgctcagggatgattGAAGTGCTATCCCAaagcttctggagggcaccagggtgggaaaGGCTTGCTTGGCTACTTCCCATTATTCCTTCTCTTCCATGGCCTCTGTCATACCAAACTAACCCTCCCTAGAGGAAAACATTATTATATAAATTAGTAGAGAGGTAGTTGTGTtagtgtgttgcagcaaaaatggcaaagagtcttgtggcaccttaaagactaaccaatttattctggcattagCTTTCGCCGACTCTCTCCGCTTCATCAGTTGCACCTAATGAAGTGGTctacagtccacaaaagcttgtgccagaacAAACTGATTTGTCTTTATGGTGCTTCAatagggaatccgcacgtcgtaccgagatcgcttctaagcgaccccagtgcggcgtgaaagcgatcgtgtaacttgcctttggaagagccgacgaagagacgtccttcccgccgccgctgccacccgcagacctcctcgccggctgggacggagagcttgggggaagaaggcggggtggagagcttcttccgctctcaaccccgccttcttcagccgagctctcctcgctggtcggcgaggaggtctgtgggcggcggcagcagcggcggcaaagatgtctcttcgtcggctcttccaaaggcaagttacacgatcactttcacgccgcactggggtcgcttaggagcgatctcggtacgacgtgcggattcccccctggactCTTTGTTATATAAATGAGGTAAATCTCTCCCGTTTGACTTTGTTTTGCAAGGAAAGGCAAACTGGCTCCCCTGGTTCCCTTTGCCTTCCAACTCTTCCTCTCTTCCCGTCGATGGCAGGTATCAACTCCCAGGCCCATCGGCAGCAATCCCGCCGCTCTCGGGCCGCCTCAGGAGGCCACACAGCCCCCAAGGAGAGGGCGGACAACCTCTCCCTCCGTCGCAGCATCAGTGAGATGAATCTCAGCACAAAACGCCGCAGGGACCGCAAAGGCGTGCTCAGCATGGCAGCCGGAGAAGCGGCGGAAGGCGGCTCGGCTGAGGAGGCACGACTCAAGGCCGAAGAGGGGGCCGAGGGCACGTCAGCCCCTTCGGCCTCGGAAGAGGCGGCCATGGACGTGGCCAGTCTAGAGCAGCTCACGCAGTGCCTCATACAGCCACCCACGGAGCACCCCTATTTCCTACAGTTGTTGGGCTACAATgaaaagcaggtaagtccatttttCCATTGGGAAGAGCTGGATGGTTCACCAATAGGGGGCTCAGTGTCATTCAGCTTTCATGTAGCGAAACCATAGAGTTGGAATGGACTagaacagtcttctccaaccaggtgccctccagacacctggagggcacccagttggagaaggctgagctgcAAATCCCTGCTGAAGGAGGACCGCTCCTCCAGTAGCCCTTCTTGTCCCCTCCGTTAGCCCGCATCATctggtccacacacacacacacacacaacagagagCAGAATTAAATCCATGAGGCTGAAGACACAAAATGTGGGTCCCAGGCCCTGTACCAGGGGGAAAGGCAAACGGGCGCGCATCCAGTTCGCAAGCCAACATTCTGCCTGATCTTCATGGGCTGAAAAACGAGGTGGTAGAGTTCTGGAGTGGCAGGGAGGAAAGAGTCACTAAGTTCAGACTGCCGCAAGGAGGTTCCTATCTAAAAAGCCTCCTGCAAATAGCAACCTGCCCAGCACATCCATGAGGCAGTTTTCATTGAGCCTGCTGTTCCTCATGTGGTTCCAAAAGTCTTACAGTCCAGAATTCTATCACTgtacctcttcttcttcttcttcttcttcttcttcttcttcttcttcttcttcttcttcatcagcatcagcatcatcagcatctatatagcaccaacaatgtacttggtgctgtgcagaatatacaaataaaacagcgataccctgcctagaggcttacagtctaaaatctcattaaaacatatgaaggggggaaggagttacacaaagcagaaataaaggaataatcatagcaatgagaacagtaaatcaggttTAAATACCCAAAGCTATgaaaaacagatgagttttcaaacgctttttaaaatctaagatggaactcaTTCTACTGTTATGTAGCCCGGGCCCAAGTGAAGCAAAGATTATCCATTGAGTTTCCTTAATGGAGTCCATGAGAAGTCTAAGAAgaaggggagggtgctgttgcactcgtgtcccgcttgtgggtttcctgtgaagagctggttggccactgtgtgaaagaaatgctggactggatggacccatggtctggtccagcacggctctccttatgttcctaccccccaccacaccacacctcACATGAATTTAGCAGAAGGTAAGAGAAGCTTTCCTCATGCCACTAGGcaggccctaccatgaggcagagtgaggcggctgctTCACGAAGCTAATTCTGGGCGTTCTTGAAATgatagcaaattgttagttatctctaatttattgttattgtatttctactcTCGGAGAGAGAGGCTCGCTTGTGagatttttctgcctcaggtgccaaaataaagacaggttgcttacctgtaactgtagttcttctttgtggtctctgtgcatcacacatatgggccagcttcggaaacttctctagctgggagccttttaggcgggaacccctcccccaccgtccagtAAGcagtctccacaagctgttgacccacaggcggttgaagagaactgaggggattaggcgggaacgcctgagcatgctcagtggacggtgggggaggggttcccgcctaaaagactttcagctagagaagtttccgaagctggcccatatgtgtgatgcacagagaccacgaagaagaacttggCCAGTCCTGGATACTATGCACTTTTACCTTGTGGGGAGGGAGCCATTTGTTAttctgcctcaggcggcaaaatgtcttgggcctgctTATCAAACTCTCAGTTATGATGCTGTGGAGCTTTCGTGGTTGCATCCGTCACACTCCAGCTATTCGAGCATCCTCAATGAATGTCCACAGAGTTTCTTATCTGCTCATCCCCACCCAAAGCTGCTTCTCGTTTGACCCTCACTTGTCTTCTGCCTCCCTCTTTCAGTCAGCATCCACCTCCCCTCCTCTTAACTTAGGGTAATCTTGATGTCCAGGGGTTTATGTCGCTGAGCTCTTCACAAAAATGCACTAGGAACTTGTCTTTATGCACAAGAAGCAAGGTCAGGCCTTACCGCTGGGCCAAGTGAGGCGGATgcctcttggggtgggggggagaggcaggGCAGCAGTACAGCGGAGGGCAGAGCTGTCTATGCAGCAGGTCTTGCGCCACCTTACGCTAGCTTGCTGTCCTCAAGTGTGGTGGAGACAAGcggtgcttccaaacaaggcctTTATGGTACCATCACTTTgcttcatttgtatatttatttgttacatttatctcccacctttcctccaagaagcccaaggcagtgtacacgaCCCTCCTCCTCATTCTAGGCTGCTGGAGCGCTTACCCTGTCTTTCTCCATTGCTCCACCGCCCCCTCCACAGGAGTTTGTGATCCACGTCATGACCCGCCGCCGGCACATTTTCGGACGCCCCGAACGCCGCCCGGCTCCAGACCAATCCAGCTACGTGGACACGTTCCTGAGTGCCCCGGACATCCTGCCGCGCCACTGCTGCGTCGTGTCTTCCGTGCCCCCGGCAGATCCCAGCCAGCCCCGGGGCTCGGCCATGGTGCGGCCTTTCCGGGGAGCGTCCATAACCCACAACGGCGCCCCGCTCCATCGCCAGGTGGAGCTGGCCCCCGGAGACTTGCTGGGGATGGGGCAGCACTTCCTCTTCATGTACAAGGACCCGCGGTCCGCGGCCGCCCCGCCGGCCTGGTTGCCCAAGGCGTGGGTGTCCCCAGGATTGGTGGGGGCCTTGGCGTGCCAGGCGTGCGGCCGGTCCCTGCAGGAGAGGCAAGAGGCCTTCCGGGCTTACCTCAAGAGCCGGGAACCTCAGCTGCGTTACCGGCCCCAGGAGCAGGAGGCGCTCTTGGCGGAAATCGTGAGGCTGCAGGAAACGCCGGGTTGCAGGCTGGGCCCGGCCTTCCTCTTCGGGCTCTGCCTGGAGCACGCGGCCCGAGAGCTGGAGCCAGGACAACTGCCCAGGTTGATAGCCAGGATTGCTCAGCTGGTCAAGGAGGCTGTTTGGGTACGTGACTCTCGTACAGCTTGCTTCGTGCCCTTTGACCCCGACATTGGCGCCCTTCCCTTGGCAGGGGTGtcaaaactctttcagcccaagggacagATCCAATTTGAGAGATGCTCTTAGGGGAGgcagtccagtggtgggcggggccaaaggcaaagggggcgggaCCAGATTTACTCAAACTAccagcatattatagcttaaagctcttactgctagtaactaaggcttaggagagccAATCCAACCTTCAAGAAAGGCGATAACTGCATGAGAAACGCCCAGCGATTGGCAgtcaggggggaagggggcgtggccatctgtgCAACCCTGGAGGGAGGGATTGGGACCCCTGGCAAGCTAGATTTGGCCTGTGGCCGTGAGGTTTGACACGCCTGCCTTgggacaaccccacccccactccacccattCCCTTCTGTCTGTATGTGTAGGTCTGTAATATATTCAACCATGAAATGGAATCCAGCGTTTTCGCCTTCgtgaaaaaagcagcagcagcgataGTACCAAGATGCTAGTCCTTATGGTTGTGGATAAAACATGGAAGCTTCTCCATGCTCTTCtgcttcctaaaaaaaaaaaaaaatgaacagaaacaaatgGATTTGAACCCCTTATTCTCATAATACAATTTGGGCTTCcattatatacaatttaaaaatgtatgtatgtgtatgggaGGAATATATACAGCCCTGTCCTTAAACTCAGTTCATTCCAATCCACGTCTCGTtcattttatattgatttttgaaattattttcttGTGCAC includes the following:
- the RASIP1 gene encoding ras-interacting protein 1, translated to MFSDERKDGSPRFGKLHFPVGLWINSPKKHFAKLGRRWPSVGSVKSTSSDTASRGSEPVEMRPATKNKASRHKRLSTLFQRSGVGGQTGGGGGRWASEKKLANLIDPLPEGRVEPPSQGEVPGVLKIYGGDISTGANYKSVLATARSTARQLVREALERYGVAQPNAEEAYVLCDVVGSVHHGTNGSWQAQYLRAVGDSERPLVLQDVWKPKTGCTRRFEIRRRCDVDRMAEGEDEDGAGINSQAHRQQSRRSRAASGGHTAPKERADNLSLRRSISEMNLSTKRRRDRKGVLSMAAGEAAEGGSAEEARLKAEEGAEGTSAPSASEEAAMDVASLEQLTQCLIQPPTEHPYFLQLLGYNEKQEFVIHVMTRRRHIFGRPERRPAPDQSSYVDTFLSAPDILPRHCCVVSSVPPADPSQPRGSAMVRPFRGASITHNGAPLHRQVELAPGDLLGMGQHFLFMYKDPRSAAAPPAWLPKAWVSPGLVGALACQACGRSLQERQEAFRAYLKSREPQLRYRPQEQEALLAEIVRLQETPGCRLGPAFLFGLCLEHAARELEPGQLPRLIARIAQLVKEAVWEKIKEIRDRQPENQQDKGEAGNLGVEEVAADLRPLMLWMANSMELLNLVQKRVLDIEKDLDLEGASHSALLSSDLETCDEAMAVLDEVIMSTFQQSVYYLTKTLYSALPALLDSNPFTAAADLSHVPELSSMPEGIRGTLAIYQATLELTRNCDLHPDLVSQTFGYLFFFSNASLFNTLMERGGSQSLFQWAKAVQIRTNLDLVLDWLQGVGLGDIATEFFRKLSTTANLLCVPKSSLLQASWSRLRNDYPALSPSQLQHVLRNYQLGPGRVPPECWNPPEKEGDEIVHSDIFESFTDHPPLILPCDGFCLRLSEPVSDDSLHRQLVRLRRFLWELERESLPANQRAAYGLDPSQ